From the genome of Malus sylvestris chromosome 6, drMalSylv7.2, whole genome shotgun sequence, one region includes:
- the LOC126626171 gene encoding uncharacterized protein LOC126626171 yields MSSYSTTTMLIIPSFLLCVLFSSFFPSGSANTCRSYCGNLTVDYPFAVRSGCGHPGFRDLLYCINDVLMFHVSSGSYRVLDIDYAYQALTLHEPHMSTCDSIVLGAKGNGFSVEQWRAPYMNPTADNVFMLIGCSAQSPLFQGFPGKHLPCRNVSGMSCEEYYGCPAWDMLGHRRVGSMFGSGPPECCAVPFEAIKAVNLTKLQCEGYSSAYNLAPLKLDGAHGWSYGIRVKYSAQENDEFCRACEATSGTCGYGADGIRQLCMCGSFNSTSNCDSVKSASTRTYSMAKSYTFRGLLVCLLAYIAKKHY; encoded by the exons ATGAGTAGCTATAGTACTACTACTATGCTCATAATTCCCAGCTTCCTCCTCTGTGTTTTATTTTCTTCGTTTTTTCCATCAGGTTCGGCCAACACATGCAGATCGTATTGCGGAAACCTCACCGTAGATTACCCATTCGCCGTCCGCTCCGGCTGCGGGCACCCGGGTTTTCGAGATCTCTTATACTGCATCAACGATGTGCTCATGTTTCACGTAAGCTCGGGATCTTACAGGGTCTTGGACATAGACTACGCTTACCAAGCCCTCACGTTGCATGAACCTCACATGTCAACATGTGACAGCATAGTGCTAGGTGCCAAGGGCAATGGCTTCTCCGTCGAGCAATGGCGGGCTCCGTACATGAACCCGACCGCCGACAACGTGTTCATGCTGATCGGCTGCTCGGCTCAGTCGCCGCTCTTTCAAGGCTTTCCGGGGAAGCACTTGCCATGCAGAAACGTTTCGGGAATGAGTTGCGAGGAATACTATGGTTGTCCAGCGTGGGATATGTTGGGCCATAGGAGGGTGGGTTCCATGTTTGGTTCGGGTCCACCTGAGTGTTGTGCGGTGCCGTTTGAGGCCATCAAGGCCGTTAATCTCACCAAACTTCAGTGTGAAGGGTATAGCAGTGCTTACAATCTGGCCCCGCTGAAGCTGGATGGGGCCCATGGGTGGTCGTATGGTATCCGAGTGAAATACTCTGCTCAAGAAAACGATGAGTTTTGTAGAGCGTGTGAGGCTACCAGTGGCACGTGCGGGTACGGTGCTGATGGCATTAGGCAATTGTGTATGTGTGGGAGCTTCAATTCCACGTCAAATTGTGATTCTG TAAAATCAGCATCAACAAGAACATACTCTATGGCAAAGAGTTATACATTCAGAG GATTACTGGTGTGTCTACTAGCTTATATTGCAAAGAAACATTATTGA
- the LOC126626180 gene encoding uncharacterized protein LOC126626180: MGAPEESEDTVSNHSPKLAGTVNWGTATVIGVFAGLFYGGSKEAAASVSKDAEVMLKLGSTPDKREQYRLMRDAMEKRFIRVTRGSIVGGVRLGLFTATFCGIQNLLAEKRGKHDVFNVVGAGSATAATFALIMPGSLAWRARNVMLGATLGAVLGFPLGWAHLKLVEKANEGNLAALPHSDQREATSGVGAAIERLEETLNK; this comes from the exons ATGGGAGCTCCGGAGGAATCCGAAGACACTGTCTCAAAC CATTCTCCGAAACTAGCAGGAACTGTCAACTGGGGCACGGCAACTGTCATCGGAGTGTTTGCAGGTTTGTTCTATGGTGGTAGCAAGGAAGCAGCTGCATCAGTT AGCAAAGATGCAGAAGTAATGTTGAAGCTAGGGAGCACGCCAGACAAGCGTGAACAATATCGTCTCATGAGAGATGCAATGGAGAAAAGGTTCATTCGTGTCACTCGGGGCTCAATAGTTGGTGGAGTGCGCCTTGGATTGTTTACTGCTACTTTTTGTGGTATACAGAATCTGCTTGCTGAGAAAAGGGGCAAGCATGATGTTTTCAATGTTGTTGGAGCCGGTTCAGCCACTGCTGCTACATTTGCTCTAATAA TGCCTGGATCATTGGCTTGGCGAGCAAGAAACGTGATGCTAGGTGCTACCCTAGGAGCAGTGTTAGGTTTTCCACTAG GGTGGGCACATTTGAAGCTGGTAGAGAAGGCAAATGAAGGGAATCTAGCTGCACTTCCTCATTCAGATCAAAGAGAAGCAACGAGTGGTGTTGGTGCTGCAATTGAGAGGCTGGAAGAAACCTTGAATAAGTAG